Proteins co-encoded in one Nicotiana sylvestris chromosome 7, ASM39365v2, whole genome shotgun sequence genomic window:
- the LOC138873979 gene encoding uncharacterized protein: MNELKYIGRKFTWTNNHVWSKIDRAIVNVEWMTTMKQMEIIVMEPFISDHTPICLHLEEARKEGPKPYRFYNYVAELPEFLTVVEQAWNTTTKGQGMEKVWQKLKAVKQEMKKMHTVEFKNVRETVQLIRRQLQETQEQMHDPNYQIGLADIEKELRGKLEKWAMIDESIMRQKSRSKWLKPGDSNSAYFYACLKNRTSMNHIKSLVDQYGKLLQNDQEVQQEIVGFYKKLLGDAAE; encoded by the coding sequence ATGAATGAACTAAAATATATAGGAAGGAAGTTCACATGGACAAATAATCATGTGTGGAGTAAGATTGATAGAGCCATTGTCAATGTAGAGTGGATGACAACAATGAAGCAAATGGAAATAATTGTGATGGAACCATTTATATCTGATCACACACCAATATGCCTTCATTTGGAGGAAGCGAGGAAGGAGGGGCCTAAGCCATATAGATTCTATAACTATGTAGCTGAGCTGCCAGAATTTCTAACAGTGGTAGAACAAGCATGGAATACAACTACAAAAGGGCAAGGAATGGAAAAAGTGTGGCAGAAACTTAAAGCAGTAAAACAGGAAATGAAGAAGATGCACACAGTAGAATTTAAAAATGTTAGAGAGACAGTTCAATTAATAAGGAGACAACTTCAGGAGACACAAGAACAAATGCATGATCCAAACTATCAAATAGGTTTGGCTGATATAGAGAAGGAACTAAGAGGCAAATTGGAGAAATGGGCAATGATAGATGAGAGCATAATGAGGCAGAAGTCTAGATCAAAATGGTTGAAACCGGGGGACTCAAATAGTGCTTACTTCTATGCATGTTTGAAAAATAGGACTTCTATGAACCATATCAAATCCCTTGTTGATCAGTAtggaaagctattacagaatgaTCAAGAGGTGCAACAAGAAATTGTAGGGTTCTACAAGAAGTTACTAGGAGATGCAGCAGAATAA